From the genome of Electrophorus electricus isolate fEleEle1 chromosome 14, fEleEle1.pri, whole genome shotgun sequence:
GATCATTTTACCTCATCACAACTAGGGGTGTAATTGCATGTGTCTTCCTGCGTGCAGTCCTGCCGAGAATGTACAGCAGCCTGCGTGAGATGATTGATGAGCGTAATGCAGAGGCCAATTTCACAAGAGTGAATTCCACTCAAAACTTTAAGCCATAAACCATTAGTAAGTCAGCGTCATGCTGTTCTAAGCTTGGCTCATCTAAGTATTGCCGTCTGACTGAGTCAGTCACGTTCTGGCGGATGCGAGTGACGCACAGGAGCTCAAAGACCTGCCTGCTTCTTTAAAATCAGCTGTAAGGGGAAAATTTCAGGTTCCCAGTGAACCTACGACAGCGAGTGATAGACAAAGACAGCGTGTTGACATTGTAGGCAGTGTGCGCAGcaacacatgaacatgcatatTGGACACCGTCACCCAGGTGATAATCATGCGCGTTTACGTGTTTGGCAGAGATATTCTTATCAAGTGCaacccaaggactcttattggtggTGGGCAGAGCTGCCTAAGAGGGGAGTTGTCTGAAGATATCCAGTCAACGTGTAGTGAAGGAGGAGCCTCTTCCCCTCAGGGAGGAATGTAGGAGACACCCACCACCttaactctttctctctctcctctaaccCCTTGGGAGGCTGGCGGTGAGGAATACCCGTTTCCTGCAGCTGTGTTCGGCGCTGGACTCCCGAGTGCGCCCTCTAGTGTACACTGTTCGGTTCTGGGCCAAGCAGAAGCAGCTGGCAGGTACCATGGCTACAGATTAGTATGTGCGCTAATCCATTTACAAGCGCATGTTTCTTCTTCGTAGGCTGCTGGCGTTAGTTCTGCTTGGCTTACAGTGCATCTGTCTTCATCTAGCAGACATTGTGTGtacttgttttctctctgtatgATTGGTTTACTGCCAGATGATCACATGCTGGTCCTTAACCGCCCAATGAGTGCTGCCACACTGGCCCGGTTTTACACTCCCACCATGTTACACAgtgaggctctctctctctccctccctccctccatcaggGAATCCGTTTGGCGGCGGTCCCTTGCTGAATAACTACGCGCTCACCCTCCTGGTGGTGTTCTACCTGCAGAGTGTGGAGCCGCCCGTCCTGCCCACAGTGGAAAAGCTCAGGGGCATGGCATGTAAGTGCTGCAGTCGGGCTGTAGATGGGGGTAGATCGGCTCTTAGTTGGTGGGGAGAGCACAGGGTTGAATGGGCTCCATGCTAACCCTacctcttctctcagctctggAGCATGGCATGAGACCATCAgtacagcatttaaaaaaaaaaagaaatgtctgtGCATCTCAGAAACATCACACACTACTAATTTACCAGTGATGCCCTAATAGCCATAAAGAatctctgagacacacacacacacacacacacacacacacacacacaccctaaaaaTGGTAATATAAAGAAGGCCAACAGAGAGCCTTTATCTTTGATCATCTCTGCTAAATTACTCATCTCCCTCTGCAATATGTGCGGATGATTTATTTCAGGTGTTACAGTGACAGAGTGCTGATAGTACCTTTTTTAATGGGCCATAAAGCTGAGAGGAGATAATAAAGGTACATGCACAGAAGTGGTGGCATAagaaacatctttttaaaaaaacaacatgacgcctgctgtgctttttttttgtttgtttgtttgtttttcgcaggtgaggaggaggtgtgtgtcaTTGACGGGTGGGACTGCACCTTCCCCAGCCAGCCGTTCAGTGTGCCCCCCAGTAAAAACACGGACGACCTCTGTGAGTACGGCCTGACCTTGGCTCACGCCTTCCTTCCAGGAGAGCGATTCTTCGGTCCGTCGTCGGCGCTTTGTCGTCTGGCTGTTTGGGACTCCATTGCTAAGATGCTGACTTCTCTCTGGTGTTGACTCTCGCTCTTTCAGGCACACTACTGTTTGGCTTCTTCCGGTTCTACTCCAAGTTTGACTTTCCTTCAGTGGTGGTAAGTCTGAGGGAAACTTGCGCCCTGCCCATCGCGGACTTTGTCGGCGACGAGGAGATGCCCGACGAGCCCGAGGGCTGCGTGGCAAAACTGAGGCCCTCGGCGGGCCCCAAACTGGGCCCCGTGACCATCCTGGATCCCTTTGAGCTCCAGCACAACGTGGCGGGGAACCTgagcgagcgcacacacaggAGTCTCCGTCACGAGCTCACCGAGGCAGAGAAGTACTGCCGCAGCCTGCAGTTCCAGCGCAAGTCGGCCAAAGGCAAGTCGTGGGGCCTGGTGCGGCTGTTCACGCCGCATGGGGAAGCTGCGGCGGCCGCCTGCGATGCCCCCTACAGGCACCTGGAGATCTGCATCCCATTCAGAGCAGCCAGCCTTCCCGACGGGCATCGCACAGACCCGAGCGAGGGTGGCGATGCCTGCCGTACTGTCTGGTTTGGCAGGCTGTGCTCGGTGGTAGAGCTGGTGTTCAGAGACGTCCTGAAGTGCACACCTGTGGAGGGTCATGCACGTCTGGACCCGAGCGAGGCTGGACAGGGAGCGACAGTGGAGGAAGCAGTTGAGGGCCAGAGTGTTGAGGGTTGCAGCCCTCAGGTATCAGCTCATGCCGGTGTAAAGAGGCCCCTGTCTGTGGATGAAGGCCCATCATCCTCTCCACAGGGCAAGAGGCAGAGGCTGGACCCTTGGGCTGAACACCCAGAATCGGTTCACTGGAGCTGGGCCCAGACGCACCCGGTCTGGGCTGGCCGGCGGAAGGTCCGCAAGGATTTACTGAAAATGAGTGACGAGGCCTCCCAGCCTGAAGGGGGCAGCAGCACCTTGGAGAGCAGGGTGACGCAGCACATCATGGAGAAGCAGGCCAACCCCCGAGACCTGCTGGAATTCAGCGTGGACGGCACGGTGGTGGGTGTGGGCGAAAGCATGAAGGCAGTGATTAAGTTCTGCCCAACCAATGATGTTTCAGGACATTTTCAAGACTTCTTCCACTTCCTTGAATCGTTTCTGCCAAAGATGGTGGAAACAATGCTGGCAAAACTCGAGTAGGTGATTTTGCTTCCATTTGGTTCGCTCCCCTGACACATCCTCCTGTtggttttgatgtttgtttctGGATCGTAGGAGATTTTAAATCCCTTTAATGGCAGAAATAAACCCATTACTAAACTGAATCTAGCAGCCAAAGTAATGGTAATTACTGACAACCAGTAGATTTGGTTTTGTTGAGACGTTCCCCTTTTTAGTAATATTACTTACGATTGGTCATTTGTTTCAGATTTGCATATTCTTTCAAAGTTGAGTTTAAAAAGTTGACTTTTTTCAGTGTGAGTTTAGGACATTGATTTTGCttagtttcttttgtttgtttatttttggtaatGTCTTTGCACGGTTGTGCATTTAAcctgaacaaaagaaaaaactggaaatgcagtttattaaatatgaaatgagCAATAGCGTATAATGTCTGACTTTTGTGACACTTTGTATTGGAATTAAACAGCCTTTTATCCCCCCCCATGAGAACTGTTATTTTGTATACTGACCTTATTTGATCAATTTACCCATGAAgtgtgattgattgattgaataTGGATAATATTTTAAGTGCCAGTCAAGCCCAAAGAGACATGACCCTTTCttggtgtttgtaatatgtATAAGTTACTGTCAGTGTTCTCAGAACTCTCAATTCACAGACCTTGTAGTTCTCACCTCCTGGAAGTGTGATTAGTAACAGTTTGTCTTCTGCCTTTGTTTATGGAGTGCTTTAAAGTGGGAATTGGAGTGTTGGCGAATAAGGTTGCCTGGGTTTCACAGACCTTTGTGGCTAATGAGTAAACTGCTTCAAAGATCCTGCATGAATATAGGCACTAATATTATAGAAAGGTGCCCTCAGCAACCTGGAGTAGATAacactatatggccaaaagtgTCTGGATACCCCTTCTAATTCCTGAGTTCAGGTGTTTTTAGTTATAATCATTGCTTACAGGTATATATTCACATAGCCATGTCATCTACACAGGCAAGCACTGGCATAAGATGTACTTTTCTCACAAATCCATTCATGAAATCTCTCAGCCACGACGCAGTCGAGACAATAAGAGCTAaggtttgtaaaaaaaaaaattgcctgtCCTTCATTGCCTCACTCactctggaagcaacatcagaACATGCAATGGGAGCTTCATAAAATGGTTTTCTGTTCACCTATTGTGACAAGTAGGTTTTGTATTAAGCACACATTAAATTTCTGCAATTTAGGTGACGCTCTTATCAAAAGCAGTTTGCAATTATGAGTACATAGAGTTTGAGCAGTAAGGTTCTTGCTCAGGAACCCACCAGTGGGGATccggtggtgggacttgaacaggcaaccttctgagtactagtcaaataccttaaccactgagctaccacttccacacacacaaccactgtaTCCCAGGGCAGTGGCAATGTGTTCTATGCGATTGGCAGATACCAGGAGAACACCACCTACTGGAATGCACTGTGTCAGTTTAGTTAAGGATGGATAATGATCTGGCTGTTTTTTGAGGTTTGGGTCCCTTAGGTCCAGTGAAGGGTAATATTAATGCTAtagcaacattttaaataatcatgTTTCCTACTTTGTAGCAAACATATGGAAGGCCCTtccctgttccagcatgaccATAGATACATAAAGACAagtgtggaggaactccagtggcctGATCACCTGAAAATTGGAACATCGTTTGGGAGCCAGGCCAGATCCAAGTGCATGACCTCACAAGTGCTCTGTTCAGTGgtcacactcacagtcacaaTCTTGGAACTCACAGAAGAACTTCCCAGAAGAACTGAAGCTATCATAGCTGCAAAGGAGTGTGAACTCACTGTTAATGCCAGTCGTTTTGGAATGGAATATTAAGATATGCTGCTTTGCAGTGAGCTGGTTTGTAGCAGGCATCTCAGCCAGATGTGCTGATTAAGGCTACCCATCTCACCTTGTTTTGTTCAGTGCTACCCGACCATAACTCACTTTGCATTACATATCTGCACCACTGACATGGACTACATTCATGTGTTTGAGATAATTATTACAGCTTATTAagcataaacatttttgtatatgCTTAATAAGAAGAATGGCTATTGGAAAGCTAAGAGTAATTTGAGCATTACTCATTCGGATCTGTCCTCCATGGTTTAGAGTTAACCCTGTAGGACATCAAAGAGTTTAGCTGTGGAGTTTAATTAAGGGTgattgttttatgtatgtggGTTTCAAACTGGATATTACATATCTTTTTATTCACTTCCATCCTACCTGTACTGAGAGTCTTcagtaaaacaaacatgtataGCTGAGATAAAACAATGTGGTCAATGTAATGGGCCCATGTACATGAATGATACATGTTAAGATGGTAACTAATATAAAATGGCACAACTGTAGGAATATTCTTCTAGTTTTTGCTAAAGGTGTTGCAGTTGCAGGCTAACTTACACTTCTCTAGGCCACAGTTAAATACGCTAGGCTAGCTTACACTACTCTAGGCCACAGTTAAATACACTAGGCTAACGTACACTACTCTAGGCCACAATTAAATACACTAGGCTAACCTACACTATTCTGGGTCACAGTTGAATCCACTAGGCTAACTTAAACTACTCTAGGTCACAGTTAAATCGACTAGGCTAACTTACACTACTCTAGGTCTTCACTGAGCTTCCTAGTTACATTACCACCCTTTGGTTAAAATGTGCCTTTAAGAACTGATCCTCGTACTCAGATTTGCACTCTGCTTGCCATCAAACGCCAACGCCAGATCGGGTAGCCAGTTAATGACTTCAATGCACTCTAATTTGGAAAGGATGGAATGGAGGGTGAGTTAAGGTTGCGTGGGCTACAAATGTCCCTCAAGGGAAATCCATCATTTAGGAAAAGGTAGAATTAGGTTGCCCTTTGTCGATTGTAGCTTGTATAGAGTATGGGGACTAGTTTATATTTACCCCAGTACAGATCAGGGAAGCTGAAAGGATGTTCATGCCAGCCCAACCTATAAATGCTATGCCACTTTGTCTCATTTTAGCAGCAGTTTTaccttttaatcattttttttttgtttgatgggAATTAAATCCAGTAAATCACCAGTGTTTCCTGTTTATGATGTACCGAGTCTGTATGATATAGAGGATGGTCAAAGAGATGTACAGCACGACACTGCCGTCGCCGGCTCAGGAAAtagacattctctctctcctcatgtcTTATTCATGGCTGTGTGATCACAGGCCTTATTTTGAACTGACATTGTTATTGCCACCAACCTTCCTTTGACCCTGTGCTCTTATCGACACTTTACCTTTCATCAATCTCTCCTCTTATCattctgtttggtttttcttgTCTTCCACTTGCACAGAGCTAAATATACGAACGCAAACATTCCCCGTTGTCTCCAGAGCACTCAGCTCACATTAGCCACTTCGCCCTAAATGTGATGCGTAAAAGATCCTAGATGGGTGTATAACGGGACTATTAGCGAGGCAGCCATAAAGATAGCAGGGTTTGGAGCTCATACGAGAACACTgggaggaagtgggagaggGTGGTAATATTAGTTCTGCTACTTGAAGTGCCAGATTTATGTTAAAACAAGTGGCTGATGACATGCTTCTAGAACCTTCTGTGATGTCCTTTTTGTTGCGTTTGGCCTCATTATTTTATCTGACTATCTACCTGAATTTCTTGGCTGTGTTTAGGAATGAAAACATGTGTGTCATAGTTTTCATCACTCACCTCTTTGCTCTGCTCGTGTTTTTCATTATAGATCAATTGAACAGCATGCAACCTaatgtttgatttcattttattcatccCCAAGTTGCCATGCAACCACAACCATCTCCCTAATGAAAACCATAAATCAAGCATGTCAAACTCAACTCCTATAGGGTAACGGAATGTGGTGCGCTCCAGCATAGCAGGTACAGCTCACAAATGACACAACGAGGATGTGCTAGTACACAAAGGAGTCAGAAGACTGCAAAATGCTGCAATGCTGTAGATCAGTATGTGTTTTCAAGAAATGTATGAGACATGTATGTCCTTATCGATCCACTTCTATTCCTCCAAAAGGGAACTGATTCCTCTGGGTCAGGCCTTTACTCCCTATCACCTTTACGGCTACAAAAGCTGAAACCATATTGATTACACAAACCCTGTTGTTTTACTATAACAAGCAGTTATAGTAACTACTTTCAGTTTAGCTCTGTCTTAGCAAGGTGATTTCAAGAGGAACCCATCCAACTGTGGTCTATGTCTTGTCTCGGGACTTAACTATGTTTGCTTACCAAACAGCTATTAACAGACGTCTGCTATGCCTCCCTCTCCAAGCCTCGGCGGTCGTCTTTTAGGAGGGACATTATCCCAGGCCCACTGTTTGTGGAGTTTATCGTAGCATAATCGTTTGTGTGGCTCTTATCATCCAGTGGCTTCTTTGTGTGTTTACCCACAGCAGTGGGCTGAAGTGGAGAGTCATTATTTTCTCCTCGTTGACTTTTATTGCACGGCTAGTCGAGTGAGAGGGCCAGT
Proteins encoded in this window:
- the tut1 gene encoding speckle targeted PIP5K1A-regulated poly(A) polymerase isoform X1, with translation MEADNDIQTTPRGFHCKLCDVTIPNKPSLEDHVRGKKHEHLCRLRAKRKSQEENSVFVSGFRAATSRTELEEYFEHFGPVTEVIMDKERGVYAIVEFAEAGGTQSALTQLEHSLHGLKLRVKPRERKEFKLTGRGKHDPKKAQVGMGKLSYELCQAGSVNEQMQKVVETFQLSEGDRKARELLVQLLQEVFSEFLPDCQIIPFGSSVNTFGVHGCDLDLVLDLENTKAFQCRARTSDQTGEDRSEDGRSEDSILSDIDLASASAAELLDLVAAILRKCVPGVHKVQCVSTARLPLVKFNYRPLALQGDITINNRRLAVRNTRFLQLCSALDSRVRPLVYTVRFWAKQKQLAGNPFGGGPLLNNYALTLLVVFYLQSVEPPVLPTVEKLRGMACEEEVCVIDGWDCTFPSQPFSVPPSKNTDDLCTLLFGFFRFYSKFDFPSVVVSLRETCALPIADFVGDEEMPDEPEGCVAKLRPSAGPKLGPVTILDPFELQHNVAGNLSERTHRSLRHELTEAEKYCRSLQFQRKSAKGKSWGLVRLFTPHGEAAAAACDAPYRHLEICIPFRAASLPDGHRTDPSEGGDACRTVWFGRLCSVVELVFRDVLKCTPVEGHARLDPSEAGQGATVEEAVEGQSVEGCSPQVSAHAGVKRPLSVDEGPSSSPQGKRQRLDPWAEHPESVHWSWAQTHPVWAGRRKVRKDLLKMSDEASQPEGGSSTLESRVTQHIMEKQANPRDLLEFSVDGTVVGVGESMKAVIKFCPTNDVSGHFQDFFHFLESFLPKMVETMLAKLE
- the tut1 gene encoding speckle targeted PIP5K1A-regulated poly(A) polymerase isoform X2, with protein sequence MEADNDIQTTPRGFHCKLCDVTIPNKPSLEDHVRGKKHEHLCRLRAKRKSQEENSVFVSGFRAATSRTELEEYFEHFGPVTEVIMDKERGVYAIVEFAEAGGTQSALTQLEHSLHGLKLRVKPRERKEFKLTGRGKHDPKKAQVGMGKLSYELCQAGSVNEQMQKVVETFQLSEGDRKARELLVQLLQEVFSEFLPDCQIIPFGSSVNTFGVHGCDLDLVLDLENTKAFQCRARTSDQTGEDRSEDGRSEDSILSDIDLASASAAELLDLVAAILRKCVPGVHKVQCVSTARLPLVKFNYRPLALQGDITINNRLAVRNTRFLQLCSALDSRVRPLVYTVRFWAKQKQLAGNPFGGGPLLNNYALTLLVVFYLQSVEPPVLPTVEKLRGMACEEEVCVIDGWDCTFPSQPFSVPPSKNTDDLCTLLFGFFRFYSKFDFPSVVVSLRETCALPIADFVGDEEMPDEPEGCVAKLRPSAGPKLGPVTILDPFELQHNVAGNLSERTHRSLRHELTEAEKYCRSLQFQRKSAKGKSWGLVRLFTPHGEAAAAACDAPYRHLEICIPFRAASLPDGHRTDPSEGGDACRTVWFGRLCSVVELVFRDVLKCTPVEGHARLDPSEAGQGATVEEAVEGQSVEGCSPQVSAHAGVKRPLSVDEGPSSSPQGKRQRLDPWAEHPESVHWSWAQTHPVWAGRRKVRKDLLKMSDEASQPEGGSSTLESRVTQHIMEKQANPRDLLEFSVDGTVVGVGESMKAVIKFCPTNDVSGHFQDFFHFLESFLPKMVETMLAKLE